One Cydia pomonella isolate Wapato2018A chromosome 15, ilCydPomo1, whole genome shotgun sequence DNA window includes the following coding sequences:
- the LOC133525665 gene encoding UDP-glucosyltransferase 2-like has protein sequence MRKYVLSYFLATLFVADCYRILGIFPSLDRNNYLTYRGLFRELATREHEVTLITHFQLPNPPASYKEVLLSDQQVYKGLSYESVIVNEVSRVPFETLVSTKNGNDDCKKLMNNNQVLHLIKTRPRFDVVLVESYNSDCAIALAANLSAPYIAFNPQPVQAWQYNRLGINFNSASVPLASLPYGKDPWYFDRLKSYVLYHITNWVYYVGSQVTDHVYLYKYLGDDLPSLESIAANASLVFVNTHQSVFGGVARPDNVIDIGGIHVNPPKALPTEIERFINEAEHGVIYVNLGSTTKDSTMPAEKLRELLSTFNKLPLRVLWKWDGGSIENLPRNVMTMRWFPQYDILKHENVKAFISHAGILSTVEALDAGIPVVAVPLFGDQYGNAAALQDAGVATVVSYQDLTKEYLLNAINEVLDPNTQQHAKFLSRVWHDRPMSPLETAVYWTEYVARYNGAPNLLATSVNKPWYQQLQLDVLAFIALVVYVMSYVLRKIVGALCCCCSSAETISAETEDRRTKRVKFE, from the exons ATGAGAAAATACGTTCTCTCCTATTTCCTTGCCACCCTATTCGTTGCAGACTGTTATAGAATTCTCGGCATATTCCCATCGTTGGATCGGAATAATTATCTGACTTACCGTGGTTTGTTTAGAGAGTTAGCTACGCGCGAGCATGAAGTGACTCTGATTACGCATTTCCAACTCCCCAATCCGCCAGCTTCGTATAAAGAAGTGCTGTTAAGTGATCAACAAGTGTATAAAGGACTATCGTATGAATCTGTGATCGTGAATGAAGTGTCGCGAGTGCCGTTCGAAACACTGGTGTCGACTAAGAACGGTAACGACGACTGCAAGAAGCTAATGAATAACAATCAAGTACTGCACTTGATCAAGACGCGACCTCGCTTCGATGTCGTTTTAGTGGAGTCGTATAACAGCGATTGTGCCATAGCATTGGCTGCCAATCTGAGCGCTCCGTACATTGCTTTCAATCCTCAGCCCGTCCAAGCGTGGCAGTACAACAGGCTCGGAATCAATTTCAATTCCGCATCCGTACCTTTAGCTAGCCTTCCGTATGGAAAGGATCCTTGGTACTTCGACAGATTGAAGAGCTATGTTCTATATCATATTACCAATTGGGTGTACTACGTTGGATCGCAAGTGACAGATCATGTATATTTGTACAAGTATTTGGGAGATGATTTGCCGAGTTTGGAGAGCATCGCGGCGAATGCCAGTTTAGTGTTTGTAAACACGCATCAGTCAGTGTTTGGCGGTGTTGCCAGGCCTGATAACGTTATTGATATCGGTGGCATTCATGTTAATCCGCCTAAAGCATTACCAACT GAAATTGAAAGATTCATAAACGAAGCGGAGCACGGCGTTATATACGTAAACTTGGGCTCCACAACCAAGGACTCTACGATGCCAGCTGAAAAACTACGTGAACTGTTATCAACATTCAATAAATTGCCTTTAAGAGTACTTTGGAAATGGGACGGAGGCAGTATTGAAAATTTGCCAAGAAACGTGATGACTATGAGATGGTTCCCGCAGTACGATATTTTAA AACATGAAAACGTCAAGGCATTCATTTCTCACGCCGGCATCCTCAGCACAGTAGAAGCACTAGACGCCGGCATACCAGTGGTGGCTGTCCCGCTCTTCGGGGACCAGTATGGCAACGCGGCAGCTCTCCAGGACGCTGGGGTGGCTACCGTCGtgtcttaccaggatttgacgAAGGAGTACCTCCTGAATGCTATCAATGAGGTCTTGGATCCGAA TACCCAGCAGCACGCAAAGTTTCTGTCTAGAGTATGGCACGACCGTCCAATGTCGCCTCTAGAAACCGCAGTATACTGGACAGAATACGTCGCTCGATACAACGGCGCGCCGAACCTCCTAGCGACATCTGTGAACAAACCTTGGTACCAGCAACTACAGCTAGATGTCTTGGCCTTCATAGCTTTAGTAGTCTATGTTATGAGCTACGTGTTACGCAAAATCGTCGGAGCGCTCTGCTGTTGCTGTTCTAGTGCCGAGACAATCAGCGCCGAGACGGAGGATAGGAGAACTAAACGTGTTAAATTCGAATGA